Proteins encoded in a region of the Thunnus maccoyii chromosome 4, fThuMac1.1, whole genome shotgun sequence genome:
- the taf13 gene encoding transcription initiation factor TFIID subunit 13, with protein sequence MADEDEEMDEQELEDGTGGTDVCHGRRKRLFSKELRCMMYGFGDDQNPYTESVDILEDLVIEFITEMTHKAMSIGRQGRVQVEDIVFLIRKDPRKFARVKDLLTMNEELKRARKAFDEANYGS encoded by the coding sequence ATGGCGGATGAGGACGAGGAGATGGACGAGCAGGAGCTGGAGGATGGCACCGGCGGGACTGATGTCTGCCACGGGAGAAGAAAGAGGCTTTTCTCCAAGGAGCTCCGCTGTATGATGTACGGATTTGGAGACGACCAGAACCCGTATACGGAATCTGTGGACATCCTGGAGGACCTGGTGATCGAGTTTATCACGGAAATGACCCACAAAGCGATGTCCATCGGACGCCAGGGCCGTGTCCAGGTGGAGGACATCGTTTTCCTCATTCGCAAGGACCCCAGGAAGTTCGCCAGGGTCAAAGACCTGCTAACCATGAACGAGGAGCTGAAAAGAGCCCGGAAAGCTTTCGATGAGGCAAATTACGGCTCATAA
- the slc35c2 gene encoding solute carrier family 35 member C2, translating into MACPVQFICRAFRTVGLVLLYYVFSIGITFYNKWLMKGFHYPLFMTLVHLALIFCLSALTRWAMQSWTGKPRIILSWTDCFRKVAPTALATALDIGLSNWSFLFITISLYTMTKSSAVLFILFFSLVFKLEEPNPFLILVVLLISCGLFMFTFKSTQFNLEGFTMVLMASFIGGIRWTLTQVLMQKAELGLQNPIDAMYHLQPIMFLGLFPLFLYNEGLSLCTSEKLFRVTELFPLLYSLFLLSIGGVLAFGLGFSEFLLVSRTSSLTLSISGIFKEVCTLILAAALMGDKMSALKWLGFVVCLCGISLHVGLKTYYSKNKGPSLRQLNSKSPELELPLLRQNGDEREDSAADEDEEQEITLH; encoded by the exons ATGGCGTGCCCAGTCCAGTTCATCTGCAGGGCGTTTCGCACTGTTGGATTAGTTCTCCTCTACTATGTCTTCTCAATAGGCATCACCTTCTATAACAAATGGCTAATGAAG gGCTTCCACTATCCCCTCTTCATGACGTTAGTTCACCTCGCCCTCATATTTTGCCTGTCGGCCCTGACTCGATGGGCCATGCAGAGCTGGACAGGGAAACCCCGCATCATTCTGAGCTGGACAGATTGCTTCAGAAAAGTGGCTCCCACAG CCTTGGCAACAGCACTGGATATCGGTCTTTCCAACTGGAGTTTCCTCTTCATCACCATTAGCTT GTACACCATGACCAAATCTTCAGCAgttctcttcatcctctttttctctctggtctTTAAACTAGAGGAGCCG AACCCATTCCTGATCCTGGTGGTCCTGCTGATCTCCTGCGGTCTcttcatgtttacatttaagTCGACTCAGTTCAACCTGGAGGGCTTCACCATGGTGCTCATGGCGTCATTTATAGGGGGGATCCGTTGGACCCTCACTCAGGTCCTCATGCAGAAAGCAGAGCTGG GTCTTCAGAACCCAATAGATGCCATGTACCACCTACAACCTATCATGTTCCTTGGCCTCTTTCCCCTCTTCCTCTATAATGAAG GGTTGAGCCTCTGTACCTCAGAGAAGTTGTTCCGGGTGACAGAGCTCTTTCCTCTCCTGTATTCACTCTTCTTACTGAGTATTGGTGGTGTGCTGGCCTTCGGTTTGGGCTTCTCAGAGTTCCTGCTAGTCTCCCGAACCTCCAGCCTCACTTTATCCATATCAGGGATTTTTaag GAGGTGTGTACTCTCATTCTGGCAGCAGCtctgatgggagacaaaatgaGTGCTCTTAAGTGGCTGGGATTCGTCGTGTGTCTGTGTGGCATTTCATTGCACGTGGGACTCAAGACATATTATTCCAAAA ATAAGGGCCCTTCTTTAAGGCAGCTCAACAGTAAGAGCCCAGAGCTTGAGTTGCCATTACTGCGGCAAAACGGAGACGAAAGAGAGGATTCAGCCGCCGATGAAGACGAGGAACAAGAGATTACTCTGCACTGA